The Pygocentrus nattereri isolate fPygNat1 chromosome 4, fPygNat1.pri, whole genome shotgun sequence genome includes a window with the following:
- the LOC108412276 gene encoding intelectin-like, whose translation MCCGIFLMMYFLLPLLMAPLHVMGENITSKPILVNGTYLNPELGKYHARLRTLSRSCLDIKKKFGVTDDGIYYLTTANGVVYQAYCDMTTAGGGWTLVASVHENNMNGKCTLGDRWSSQQGSDPKRPDGDGTWVNTATFGTVEGATSDDYKNPGYYDIIGEDVSVWHVPNGVQLQQWSNSAILRYHTETKFLKDNGGNLYHLFMKYPLQFGLGECNKDVGPSSPVVYDTGNKEITKNFYGPAIRDQFEPGFVTFRVFNEEKAAMAMCSGLKPTGCHTEYYCIGGGGHFPEEAPRQCGDFTGFDWNGYGTHTEESASKAITEASVLILYR comes from the exons ATGTGTTGTGGAATTTTCTTGATGATGTATTTCCTTCTTCCCCTACTAA TGGCACCTTTACATGTTATGGGCGAAAATATCACTTCTAAGCCAATACTTGTAAATGGCACTTATTTAAACCCTGAGCTTGGGAAGTATCATGCCAGGTTGAGAACTCTCAGTCGAAGCTGCCTGGACATCAAAAAGAAATTTGGAGTCACTGATG ATGGCATATACTACCTCACAACTGCTAATGGTGTGGTGTACCAAGCATATTGTGATATGACCACTGCTGGGGGCGGCTGGACACTGGTAGCCAGTGTGCATGAGAACAATATGAATGGAAAATGCACTTTAGGTGATCGCTGGTCAAGCCAGCAGGGTAGTGACCCCAAACGACCTGATGGTGATGGAACATGGGTTAACACTGCAACATTTGGCACTGTAGAGGGTGCTACCAGTGATGACTACAAG AATCCTGGTTATTATGATATAATTGGAGAGGATGTATCAGTGTGGCATGTTCCCAATGGCGTCCAGCTACAACAATGGAGCAATAGCGCCATCCTACGCTACCACACTGAAACCAAGTTTCTCAAGGACAATGGGGGAAACCTCTACCACTTATTCATG aaatatCCTTTGCAGTTTGGATTAGGAGAATGTAATAAAGATGTTGGGCCTAGCAGCCCAGTGGTGTATGATACTGGGAACAAAGAAATAACAAAGAACTTCTATGGACCAGCTATAAGAG ATCAGTTTGAGCCTGGCTTTGTCACCTTCAGAGTGTTTAATGAGGAGAAGGCAGCTATGGCCATGTGCTCTGGGCTAAAACCAACTGGATGCCATACTGAATAT TACTGCATAGGTGGAGGAGGACACTTTCCAGAAGAAGCTCCTCGTCAGTGTGGGGACTTCACTGGCTTTGACTGGAATGGCTATGgaacacacactgaagaaaGTGCATCAAAGGCAATTACAGAGGCATCAGTTCTGATACTCTATCGCTGA